A window of Aeromicrobium sp. Root236 contains these coding sequences:
- a CDS encoding MFS transporter produces the protein MTPPASPTTRGRLLVGAAIVLLALNLRVAVGSLGVVLGSVRDDLGMSTAVAGIVTTVPVVCFAVFGVGAHGVVKGLGLHRTAALVLSLITVGLVLRAVVDNTALFMTFTTVALAGAAMGNIILPPLVKVHFPDRIGLMSALYGGSLMAGASLGSISTVPLSDALGGWRQGLGLWAGLAFVALLPWLAFLRHDVRTDPTGSERLASRDVLRSPLTWAMLVLFGSQSAMAYAQFGWLPEILTDAGLSDARAGAMLGLLSGVGIPLTLGLPWLMRIVGERPVLPVVFAVVTACGWLGVLVAPTTSTWLWAVLLGLGGGAFTWTLTMIGKRTRTAAGTTALSVFTQGPGYLIAGIGPLGAGVLHDATGSWTVPLVALMSLTAVIGVAGWFVARPVMLEDTLGHGPRGLSS, from the coding sequence GTGACTCCCCCCGCTTCCCCGACCACGCGCGGCCGTCTCCTCGTCGGCGCGGCGATCGTGCTCCTCGCGCTCAACCTGCGGGTCGCCGTGGGCAGCCTGGGCGTCGTCCTCGGCTCGGTACGCGACGACCTCGGCATGTCGACGGCCGTCGCCGGCATCGTCACGACGGTCCCGGTCGTCTGCTTCGCGGTGTTCGGCGTGGGCGCCCACGGCGTCGTCAAGGGACTCGGCCTGCACCGTACGGCCGCGCTCGTCCTGTCGCTGATCACCGTGGGTCTGGTGCTGCGTGCCGTGGTCGACAACACCGCCCTGTTCATGACGTTCACAACCGTGGCCCTCGCCGGCGCGGCGATGGGCAACATCATCCTTCCGCCGCTGGTCAAGGTGCACTTCCCGGACCGCATCGGTCTGATGAGCGCGCTCTACGGCGGGTCGCTCATGGCCGGCGCGAGCCTGGGATCGATCTCGACCGTGCCACTCTCCGATGCTCTCGGCGGTTGGCGGCAGGGCCTGGGCCTGTGGGCCGGGCTGGCGTTCGTCGCCCTGCTGCCATGGCTGGCGTTCCTGCGTCACGACGTTCGTACGGATCCCACTGGCTCGGAGCGGCTCGCCTCGCGCGACGTGCTGCGATCGCCACTCACGTGGGCCATGCTCGTGCTGTTCGGCTCCCAGTCGGCGATGGCGTACGCCCAGTTCGGCTGGTTGCCGGAGATCCTGACGGACGCCGGGCTCAGTGACGCACGCGCCGGGGCGATGCTGGGGCTGCTGAGTGGAGTCGGGATCCCGTTGACGCTCGGGCTGCCGTGGCTCATGCGCATCGTCGGCGAACGACCGGTCCTGCCGGTCGTCTTCGCGGTGGTGACCGCCTGCGGCTGGTTGGGGGTGCTGGTCGCCCCGACCACGTCGACGTGGCTCTGGGCGGTGCTGCTGGGTCTCGGTGGCGGTGCGTTCACCTGGACGCTGACCATGATCGGCAAGCGGACCCGGACGGCCGCGGGGACGACGGCGCTGTCGGTGTTCACCCAGGGCCCCGGCTACCTGATCGCCGGGATCGGGCCGCTGGGTGCCGGGGTGCTGCACGATGCCACGGGTTCGTGGACCGTGCCGCTCGTGGCCCTGATGTCGCTGACTGCTGTGATCGGTGTTGCGGGATGGTTCGTCGCACGGCCCGTGATGCTCGAGGACACCCTCGGTCACGGGCCGCGCGGGCTCAGCAGCTGA
- a CDS encoding TIGR03936 family radical SAM-associated protein has protein sequence MTTLEGTPNPEAPNPQLPIVQKLRIRYAKRGRLRFTSHRDFARAFERAVRRAGIPIGFSSGFTPHPKISYANASPTGAASEAEYLEIGMTRPCDPGEVREALDSALPDGLDIVDVVEARPGALADRLQASSWEIALPGVSPEHAQSAVDAFLATDEVLIERMMKRGLRTLDCRDAVLALSARSGESRSGPCAILAVVVRHDTPSIRPDDVLAGLRSSGGLELEQTPIATRLAQGPLDSETGTVGDPFAFDRDAS, from the coding sequence GTGACAACCCTCGAGGGGACGCCCAATCCCGAAGCCCCCAACCCGCAGCTGCCGATCGTGCAGAAGCTGCGCATCCGCTACGCCAAGCGCGGCCGGCTGCGGTTCACCAGCCACCGCGACTTCGCCAGGGCCTTCGAGCGGGCGGTCCGACGCGCCGGCATCCCGATCGGGTTCTCCTCCGGATTCACGCCGCATCCCAAGATCTCGTACGCCAACGCGTCACCGACGGGGGCCGCGAGCGAGGCGGAGTACCTCGAGATCGGCATGACCCGGCCGTGCGACCCCGGCGAGGTACGCGAGGCGCTCGACTCCGCGCTCCCTGACGGCCTCGACATCGTCGATGTCGTCGAGGCCAGACCGGGGGCGTTGGCCGATCGTCTGCAGGCGAGCTCGTGGGAGATCGCCCTGCCCGGGGTCAGCCCCGAACACGCCCAGTCAGCGGTCGACGCGTTCCTCGCCACCGACGAGGTGCTCATCGAACGGATGATGAAGCGCGGCCTCCGTACGCTCGACTGCCGCGACGCGGTGCTGGCCCTGTCCGCGCGTTCCGGCGAGTCCCGCAGCGGCCCGTGTGCGATACTGGCTGTGGTTGTACGACACGACACACCGTCGATACGGCCAGACGACGTTCTCGCCGGACTCCGATCCAGCGGTGGCCTCGAGCTCGAGCAGACGCCCATCGCGACTCGCTTGGCCCAGGGCCCTCTGGACTCAGAGACCGGCACGGTGGGCGATCCATTTGCCTTCGACCGCGACGCATCCTGA
- a CDS encoding histidine phosphatase family protein, with protein sequence MTTRQVILWRHGRTAWNVEGRVQGQSDIPLDEVGVTQAKAAAARLAALKPDRIVSSDLVRAADTARTLGDLTGTTVELDPRLRELNFGEREGLTWREAWARFPDGMKAWVEGDETQIPGSETHRQAGERFAAALHDLLEDLPADGVMVVVAHGAVLRTGACAFLDIPEAHWSTFGGLGNCAWSVLEESRHKDWFQWRLTEWNAGTLPEPVMSDDE encoded by the coding sequence ATGACGACCCGCCAGGTCATCCTCTGGCGGCACGGTCGTACGGCGTGGAACGTCGAGGGACGCGTGCAGGGCCAGAGCGACATCCCGCTCGACGAGGTCGGCGTCACGCAGGCCAAGGCCGCCGCCGCACGCCTGGCTGCGCTCAAGCCCGATCGGATCGTCAGCTCTGATCTCGTACGCGCTGCGGACACCGCGCGGACGCTCGGAGACCTGACCGGCACGACCGTCGAGCTCGACCCGCGCCTCCGCGAGCTCAACTTCGGCGAGCGTGAGGGCCTCACCTGGCGGGAGGCCTGGGCGAGGTTCCCTGACGGCATGAAGGCCTGGGTCGAGGGCGACGAGACCCAGATCCCCGGCAGCGAGACGCATCGCCAGGCGGGGGAGCGGTTCGCCGCAGCCCTGCACGACCTGCTCGAGGACCTGCCGGCCGACGGCGTCATGGTCGTCGTGGCACACGGGGCGGTCCTGCGCACGGGCGCCTGCGCGTTCCTCGACATCCCCGAGGCGCACTGGTCGACGTTCGGTGGCCTCGGCAACTGTGCGTGGTCCGTGCTCGAGGAGTCACGTCACAAGGACTGGTTCCAGTGGCGGCTCACGGAGTGGAACGCAGGAACGCTGCCAGAGCCCGTGATGTCCGACGACGAGTGA
- a CDS encoding Rne/Rng family ribonuclease, translating into MLDDNETPAESTTEAPPARRRAAGRPAGPPAAVSFSAPAAAPRTKAKANAKDERADDESPSERPVKKAPAKKAAAAKDEQPAADEAAAPAKRTAKKSAAKAADAKPEAEETTPVSATAAMFKAPEPGLAPARPKPAQVDVDNDSDDEDDDDPDAPKRRRRSRGGRRRRKGDSEGDEASNDNDSDADDDSEDDGNGGTRRRRRRARAGEGADVSPDDPENTVVRVRNGRSAEDEITGVAGSTRLEAKKQRRREGREAGRRRAPIVSEAEFLARRESVKREMVVRQRDDYTQIAVIEDNVLVEHYVARESQISIIGNVYLGKVQNVLPSMEAAFVDIGAGRNAVLYAGEVDWTTFGNGKQRKIEDALKPGQTILVQVTKDPIGQKGARLTSQVSLPGRFLVLVPGGQTSGISRKLPENERARLKTLLKEVLPDDTGVIVRTAAEGATEDQLTRDVTGLTARWEDIQRKVEAGKSPDLLYSEPDLMIKVVRDLFNEDFHGLVVEGDDAWDMIKGYIDHVAPDLAERVKRWEHPEGQDAFTAYRLDEQIHKALDRKVFLPSGGSLVIDRTEAMTVVDVNTGKYTGSGGNLEETVTKNNLEAAEEVVRQLRLRDIGGIIVVDFIDMVLESNRDLVLRRLVECLGRDRTRHQVAEVTSLGLVQMTRKRIGTGLLESFSHECEHCHGRGVLIQDAPVEPKKDEQRRGGRGARGGGGGNGGGGNSGGGNGGGGRGNGNQGGAKGGGSDSAKDDSGRNDSGRNDSGRSNRNDKPKSDSASSEPAKDDAVQDSSAEATTPDPKPVDSAPAETPAPDRTPDVEAAAPAKKATRKRGSASKPAGPPPAVEPASGQVANTASEPSDQAGDAPVLTSEGQAP; encoded by the coding sequence ATGCTCGACGACAACGAAACACCGGCTGAATCCACCACCGAAGCACCGCCCGCACGACGCAGGGCCGCCGGCCGGCCCGCAGGACCGCCCGCCGCAGTCAGCTTCTCCGCTCCTGCAGCGGCCCCCCGGACCAAGGCCAAGGCGAACGCTAAGGACGAGAGGGCTGACGACGAGTCGCCCTCCGAGCGGCCGGTCAAGAAGGCACCCGCCAAGAAGGCGGCCGCAGCCAAGGACGAGCAGCCGGCGGCCGACGAGGCTGCAGCGCCAGCCAAGAGGACTGCCAAGAAGTCGGCGGCCAAGGCAGCCGACGCCAAGCCTGAGGCCGAGGAGACGACTCCGGTCTCGGCGACCGCGGCGATGTTCAAGGCACCCGAGCCCGGCCTGGCCCCGGCGCGGCCCAAGCCCGCACAGGTCGATGTCGACAACGACTCCGACGACGAGGACGACGACGACCCCGACGCGCCCAAGCGCCGCCGCCGCAGCCGTGGCGGCCGCCGTCGTCGCAAGGGTGACAGCGAGGGCGACGAGGCGTCGAACGACAACGACTCCGATGCTGACGACGACTCCGAGGACGACGGCAACGGCGGCACCCGTCGTCGCCGCCGCCGGGCTCGCGCCGGCGAAGGCGCCGACGTCTCACCCGACGATCCCGAGAACACCGTCGTCCGCGTCCGCAACGGCCGCAGCGCCGAGGACGAGATCACCGGCGTCGCCGGGTCGACCCGTCTCGAGGCCAAGAAGCAGCGCCGCCGCGAAGGCCGCGAGGCCGGCCGTCGCCGGGCCCCGATCGTCTCCGAAGCCGAGTTCCTCGCCCGCCGCGAGTCGGTCAAGCGCGAGATGGTCGTGCGCCAGCGCGACGACTACACGCAGATCGCCGTGATCGAGGACAACGTCCTCGTCGAGCACTACGTCGCTCGCGAGTCACAGATCTCGATCATCGGCAACGTCTACCTCGGCAAGGTCCAGAACGTCCTGCCGAGCATGGAGGCGGCCTTCGTCGACATCGGCGCGGGCCGCAACGCCGTGCTCTACGCCGGTGAGGTGGACTGGACGACCTTCGGCAACGGCAAGCAGCGCAAGATCGAGGACGCGCTCAAGCCCGGCCAGACGATCCTCGTCCAGGTCACCAAGGACCCGATCGGCCAGAAGGGCGCACGCCTCACGAGCCAGGTCAGCCTGCCGGGCCGCTTCCTGGTCCTCGTGCCGGGCGGCCAGACCAGCGGGATCTCCCGCAAGCTGCCCGAGAACGAGCGCGCGCGGCTCAAGACCCTCCTCAAGGAGGTCCTCCCGGACGACACGGGCGTCATCGTGCGCACCGCCGCCGAGGGAGCGACCGAGGACCAGCTGACCCGCGACGTCACGGGGCTCACGGCACGCTGGGAGGACATCCAGCGCAAGGTCGAGGCCGGCAAGTCGCCCGACCTGCTCTACTCCGAGCCCGACCTCATGATCAAGGTCGTCCGCGACCTGTTCAACGAGGACTTCCACGGTCTCGTCGTCGAGGGCGACGACGCCTGGGACATGATCAAGGGCTACATCGACCACGTCGCGCCCGATCTCGCCGAGCGAGTCAAGCGCTGGGAGCACCCCGAGGGGCAGGACGCGTTCACGGCCTACCGGCTCGACGAGCAGATCCACAAGGCGCTCGATCGCAAGGTGTTCCTCCCGTCGGGCGGCTCGCTGGTCATCGACCGCACCGAGGCCATGACGGTCGTCGACGTCAACACCGGCAAGTACACCGGCTCCGGGGGCAACCTCGAGGAGACCGTGACCAAGAACAACCTCGAAGCCGCCGAGGAGGTCGTGCGCCAGCTCCGGCTGCGTGACATCGGCGGCATCATCGTCGTCGACTTCATCGACATGGTGCTCGAGAGCAACCGCGACCTCGTGCTGCGTCGTCTGGTCGAGTGCCTCGGCCGCGACCGTACGCGCCACCAGGTCGCCGAGGTGACGTCGCTGGGCCTCGTCCAGATGACCCGCAAGCGCATCGGCACGGGCCTGCTCGAGTCGTTCAGCCACGAGTGCGAGCACTGCCACGGCCGTGGCGTCCTGATCCAGGACGCGCCGGTCGAGCCCAAGAAGGACGAGCAGCGTCGCGGCGGGCGAGGTGCGCGCGGCGGTGGTGGCGGCAACGGCGGTGGCGGCAACAGCGGCGGCGGAAACGGCGGCGGAGGCCGTGGCAACGGCAACCAGGGCGGCGCCAAGGGCGGCGGCAGCGACTCGGCCAAGGACGACTCGGGCCGCAACGACTCTGGCCGCAACGACTCGGGCCGCTCCAACCGCAACGACAAGCCCAAGAGCGACTCGGCGAGCAGCGAGCCGGCCAAGGACGATGCCGTCCAGGATTCCTCTGCTGAGGCGACGACGCCGGACCCCAAGCCGGTTGACAGCGCACCCGCAGAGACGCCGGCACCCGACCGTACGCCCGACGTCGAGGCTGCGGCCCCGGCCAAGAAGGCGACCCGCAAGCGGGGCTCGGCCTCCAAACCGGCGGGTCCTCCGCCGGCCGTCGAGCCGGCGTCCGGACAGGTCGCGAACACAGCTTCTGAGCCTTCTGACCAGGCGGGGGACGCCCCCGTTTTGACCAGCGAGGGTCAGGCTCCGTAA
- the obgE gene encoding GTPase ObgE: protein MAVPSFVDKVTLHVSAGSGGDGVASVHREKFKPLGGPDGGNGGHGGDVILRVAADVTTLVDYHHEPHRKATNGAPGAGSNRSGSNGEDLVLRVPEGTVVRSEDGEVLADLVGPGTELVIAAGGRGGLGNAALASSKRKAPGFALKGEPGDELTFTLELKVVADIGLVGFPSAGKSSLIAALSRARPKIADYPFTTLVPNLGVVSAGSTTFTVADVPGLIEGASEGRGLGHDFLRHVERCAALVHVIDCATVDPGRDPLTDLDIIEAELTKYAESTGSDLSDRPRLVALNKTDVPDAKEIAGFVRADLEARGLEVFDVSAASHAGLRELSFAMAEIVASRRAATPVAEVTRIVLRPKAEAGVGREFTITQRDGQWVVRGDKPKRWVRQTDFSNDEAVGFLADRLNRLGVEDELLKLGAKAGDDVIIGDENDAVMFDFDPQIPAGAEVLGRRGEDLRIDQSDRRTNVQRREELAARRAYEAEKREARAEGREPGWDFPEDDPSLIDDPADGELDDEDPR from the coding sequence GTGGCTGTCCCCAGCTTCGTCGACAAGGTCACGCTCCACGTCTCGGCCGGCTCCGGCGGTGACGGTGTGGCCTCGGTCCACCGCGAGAAGTTCAAGCCCCTCGGCGGTCCCGACGGCGGCAACGGCGGGCACGGCGGCGACGTCATCCTGCGCGTCGCGGCCGACGTGACGACCCTCGTCGACTACCACCACGAGCCGCACCGCAAGGCCACCAATGGTGCGCCCGGTGCCGGCAGCAACCGCAGCGGCAGCAACGGCGAGGACCTCGTGCTGCGCGTGCCTGAGGGCACCGTCGTACGCAGCGAGGACGGCGAGGTGCTGGCCGACCTCGTCGGACCCGGCACCGAGCTGGTCATCGCCGCCGGCGGCCGCGGCGGTCTCGGCAACGCCGCTCTCGCCTCGTCCAAGCGCAAGGCCCCCGGTTTCGCGCTCAAGGGCGAGCCCGGCGACGAGCTGACGTTCACGCTCGAGCTCAAGGTCGTCGCCGACATCGGCCTGGTGGGCTTCCCCAGTGCCGGCAAGTCCAGCCTCATCGCAGCCCTGTCGCGGGCCCGGCCCAAGATCGCCGACTACCCGTTCACGACCCTGGTGCCCAACCTCGGTGTCGTCTCGGCGGGCTCCACGACCTTCACGGTCGCGGACGTTCCCGGCCTCATCGAAGGCGCCAGCGAGGGTCGCGGCCTCGGCCATGACTTCCTCCGCCACGTCGAGCGGTGCGCCGCGCTGGTGCACGTCATCGACTGCGCGACGGTCGATCCCGGTCGCGATCCGTTGACCGACCTCGACATCATCGAGGCCGAGCTCACCAAGTACGCCGAGTCGACCGGCAGCGACCTCAGCGACCGTCCTCGCCTCGTGGCGCTCAACAAGACCGACGTCCCCGATGCCAAGGAGATCGCCGGCTTCGTCCGCGCCGATCTCGAGGCGCGCGGGCTGGAGGTCTTCGACGTCTCCGCTGCGAGCCACGCGGGCCTGCGCGAGCTGTCGTTCGCGATGGCCGAGATCGTCGCCTCACGTCGTGCCGCCACACCGGTGGCCGAGGTCACCCGCATCGTGCTGCGGCCCAAGGCCGAGGCCGGCGTCGGCCGCGAGTTCACGATCACGCAGCGCGACGGTCAGTGGGTCGTACGCGGCGACAAGCCCAAGCGCTGGGTACGCCAGACCGACTTCAGCAACGACGAGGCCGTCGGCTTCCTCGCCGACCGGCTCAACCGCCTCGGCGTCGAGGACGAGCTGCTCAAGCTCGGCGCCAAGGCCGGCGACGACGTCATCATCGGCGACGAGAACGACGCCGTCATGTTCGACTTCGATCCCCAGATCCCGGCGGGCGCCGAGGTCCTGGGCCGTCGAGGCGAGGACCTGCGCATCGACCAGTCCGACCGACGCACCAACGTGCAGCGCCGCGAGGAGCTCGCCGCGCGGCGGGCGTACGAGGCCGAGAAGCGCGAGGCCCGCGCTGAGGGCCGTGAGCCCGGCTGGGACTTCCCCGAGGACGATCCGTCCCTCATCGATGACCCTGCGGACGGTGAGCTCGACGACGAGGACCCGCGCTGA
- the rsfS gene encoding ribosome silencing factor translates to MTATERAVELTQAAAAAAEDKLAQDIIAFDVSELLAITDVFLLCSASSPRQVRAVQDAVEERMIELGAKAVRREGEREGRWVLLDFADVVVHIQHQDERVFYALERLWSDCPTVPLT, encoded by the coding sequence ATGACCGCGACAGAACGCGCCGTCGAGCTGACCCAGGCGGCAGCAGCAGCGGCCGAGGACAAGCTGGCGCAGGACATCATCGCGTTCGACGTGTCCGAGCTGCTGGCGATCACGGACGTCTTCCTGCTGTGCTCGGCGTCCAGCCCGCGGCAGGTCCGCGCAGTCCAGGACGCCGTCGAGGAGCGCATGATCGAGCTCGGCGCCAAGGCCGTACGCCGCGAGGGCGAGCGCGAGGGCCGCTGGGTCCTGCTCGACTTCGCCGACGTCGTGGTGCACATCCAGCACCAGGACGAGCGGGTGTTCTACGCCCTCGAGCGGCTGTGGAGCGACTGTCCCACGGTCCCGTTGACATGA
- the rpmA gene encoding 50S ribosomal protein L27 translates to MAHKKGAASTKNGRDSNSQRLGVKRFGGQLVNAGEIIVRQRGTHFHPGTNVGRGGDDTLFALSAGAVEFGRRRGRKVVNIVPGVPAE, encoded by the coding sequence ATGGCACACAAAAAGGGCGCAGCCTCCACCAAGAACGGCCGCGATTCCAACTCACAGCGCCTCGGCGTCAAGCGCTTCGGCGGTCAGCTGGTCAACGCCGGCGAGATCATCGTCCGCCAGCGCGGCACGCACTTCCACCCCGGCACCAACGTCGGCCGTGGCGGTGACGACACGCTCTTCGCGCTCTCCGCAGGTGCGGTCGAGTTCGGACGTCGTCGTGGCCGCAAGGTCGTCAACATCGTCCCCGGCGTCCCGGCGGAGTAA
- a CDS encoding glutamate-5-semialdehyde dehydrogenase, whose product MKEQVHTAARRARVAAATLAVTPRAGKDAALHAMADALVAGTAPIVAANDLDVEAARAAGTGENVIDRLRLDPARVAAFADGLRDIAALPDPVGEVVRGATLANGLRMQQIRVPMGVIGMIYEGRPNVTADAAGICLKAGSAVLLRGSSSAARSNAAIVEIMRSALETAGLPADAIQGIPADDRSSATHLMQARGLVDLVIPRGGAGLIRAVVEESTVPVIETGVGNCHVYVDADADLDMALDIVLNSKTQRTSVCNAAESLLVHKAVADEFVPRVVSALQDAGVTIHGDESFCAVQPDIVPATDEDYAAEYLSLDISARVVDSIEDAIAHIRTYSSGHTEAIVTSSLVASSRFTAGVDSAAVMVNASTRFTDGGEFGFGAEIGISTQKLHARGPMGLTEMTTTTYVVTGDGHVR is encoded by the coding sequence ATGAAGGAGCAGGTCCACACCGCAGCACGGCGGGCCAGGGTCGCCGCCGCGACGCTTGCCGTGACCCCGCGGGCCGGCAAGGACGCAGCGCTGCACGCCATGGCCGACGCGCTGGTCGCCGGCACCGCCCCGATCGTCGCCGCCAACGACCTCGACGTCGAGGCGGCCCGTGCTGCCGGCACCGGGGAGAACGTCATCGACCGGCTGCGCCTCGATCCCGCACGCGTGGCGGCGTTCGCCGACGGGCTCCGCGACATCGCCGCGCTGCCGGACCCGGTGGGCGAGGTCGTACGTGGCGCGACCCTGGCCAACGGACTGCGCATGCAGCAGATCCGGGTCCCGATGGGCGTCATCGGCATGATCTACGAAGGCCGCCCCAACGTGACCGCCGACGCCGCCGGGATCTGCCTCAAGGCCGGCAGCGCCGTGCTGCTTCGCGGCTCGTCGTCTGCGGCGCGCTCCAACGCGGCGATCGTCGAGATCATGCGCAGCGCCCTCGAGACCGCAGGACTGCCCGCAGATGCGATCCAGGGGATCCCCGCGGACGACCGCTCGTCGGCGACGCACCTGATGCAGGCACGCGGTCTCGTCGACCTCGTGATCCCGCGTGGCGGTGCGGGCCTGATCCGGGCCGTCGTCGAGGAGTCGACCGTGCCGGTCATCGAGACCGGCGTGGGCAACTGCCACGTCTATGTCGACGCCGACGCCGACCTCGACATGGCGCTCGACATCGTGCTCAACTCCAAGACCCAGCGCACCAGCGTGTGCAACGCGGCGGAGTCGCTGCTGGTGCACAAGGCCGTCGCCGACGAGTTCGTGCCTCGGGTCGTGTCCGCGCTGCAGGACGCCGGCGTCACGATCCACGGCGACGAGTCGTTCTGCGCCGTCCAGCCCGACATCGTGCCGGCGACCGACGAGGACTACGCCGCCGAGTACCTCTCCCTCGACATCTCCGCACGCGTCGTCGACTCGATCGAGGACGCGATCGCGCACATCCGTACGTACTCGTCAGGGCACACCGAGGCGATCGTCACGTCCTCGCTCGTCGCCTCGTCGCGGTTCACAGCCGGCGTCGACTCGGCTGCCGTGATGGTCAACGCCTCGACCCGGTTCACCGACGGCGGCGAGTTCGGCTTCGGCGCCGAGATCGGCATCTCGACCCAGAAGCTGCACGCGCGTGGCCCGATGGGCCTGACCGAGATGACGACGACCACCTACGTCGTCACCGGCGACGGACACGTGCGATAG
- the rplU gene encoding 50S ribosomal protein L21, translating to MYAIVRSGGNQQKVAVGDVIQIDKVAQAEGETLSLPAVLFVDGDTVTADADSLAKITVTAEVLGLSKGPKIVIQKYKNKTGYKKRQGHRQKYTQVKITGIKK from the coding sequence GTGTACGCAATCGTCCGCAGTGGCGGCAACCAGCAGAAGGTAGCCGTCGGCGACGTCATCCAGATCGACAAGGTCGCACAGGCCGAGGGCGAGACGCTGTCCCTTCCCGCGGTGCTGTTCGTCGACGGCGACACCGTCACGGCTGACGCTGACTCGCTCGCCAAGATCACGGTGACCGCCGAGGTCCTGGGCCTCTCCAAGGGTCCCAAGATCGTGATCCAGAAGTACAAGAACAAGACCGGCTACAAGAAGCGTCAGGGTCACCGTCAGAAGTACACCCAGGTGAAGATCACCGGGATCAAGAAGTAG
- the proB gene encoding glutamate 5-kinase has translation MSRIVVKVGSSSLSSAEGGLDGQRVDALVDALAAGRERGDEIVLVSSGAIAAGLAPLSLPRRPRDLATQQAAASVGQGALIARYAQRFAQHGLVVGQVLLTADDVTRRSHYRNAYQTFARLLELGVVPIVNENDTVATSEIRFGDNDRLAALVSHLVHADLLVLLSDVDGLYDGDPRREGAAIVSDVHGEADIAELDIVRPSASAIGTGGMVTKIEAARIATGAGIPVVLTAAPRAAAALEGQPVGTRFHPTGRRRPTRLLWLAHASNTKGAVHLDAGAVRALTVRKASLLPAGITGVTGTFVAGDPVDLVGPDAVVIARGIVNYDSAELPSLLGRSTRDLAAELGAEYEREVVHRDDMMVI, from the coding sequence ATGAGCCGGATCGTCGTCAAGGTCGGCTCGTCGTCGCTCAGCTCGGCTGAGGGCGGCCTCGACGGCCAACGCGTCGACGCCCTGGTCGACGCCCTGGCTGCCGGCCGTGAGCGGGGCGACGAGATCGTCCTCGTCAGCTCCGGCGCCATCGCGGCCGGGCTCGCTCCGCTGTCGCTGCCGCGCCGTCCCCGTGACCTCGCGACCCAGCAGGCCGCCGCGAGCGTGGGCCAGGGCGCGCTGATCGCCCGTTACGCCCAGCGGTTCGCCCAGCACGGTCTCGTGGTCGGCCAGGTGCTGCTCACCGCCGACGACGTGACCCGCCGCAGCCACTACCGCAACGCCTATCAGACGTTCGCGCGCCTGCTCGAGCTCGGCGTAGTGCCGATCGTCAATGAGAACGACACCGTGGCGACCAGCGAGATCCGTTTCGGCGACAACGACCGGCTCGCGGCCCTCGTCTCGCACCTGGTCCACGCAGACCTCCTCGTCCTGCTCTCGGACGTCGACGGTCTCTACGACGGCGACCCCCGCCGCGAGGGTGCCGCCATCGTGTCCGACGTGCACGGCGAGGCCGACATCGCTGAGCTCGACATCGTCCGCCCGAGCGCGTCGGCGATCGGCACCGGAGGCATGGTCACCAAGATCGAGGCAGCCCGCATCGCGACGGGCGCCGGGATCCCGGTCGTCCTCACCGCCGCTCCTCGGGCCGCGGCGGCGCTCGAGGGCCAGCCCGTCGGCACGCGGTTCCACCCGACGGGCCGCCGACGGCCGACCCGGCTCCTGTGGCTCGCCCACGCCAGCAACACCAAGGGCGCCGTGCACCTCGACGCCGGTGCTGTACGCGCGCTCACGGTCCGCAAGGCGTCGCTGCTCCCGGCGGGCATCACCGGTGTCACGGGCACGTTCGTGGCCGGCGATCCCGTCGACCTGGTCGGCCCCGACGCCGTGGTGATCGCCCGCGGCATCGTCAACTACGACAGCGCCGAGCTGCCCTCGCTGCTCGGCCGGTCGACGCGCGACCTGGCCGCCGAGCTCGGTGCCGAGTACGAGCGCGAGGTCGTGCACCGCGACGACATGATGGTGATCTGA
- the nadD gene encoding nicotinate-nucleotide adenylyltransferase → MTRREGNDRRRVGIMGGTFDPIHHGHLVAASEVQSWFDLDEVIFVPTGEPWQKADRDVSPAEHRYLMTVIATAANPRFEVSRVDIDRNGPTYTIDTLRELTALHPDSDLYFITGADAMAALLTWQDHEELFELAHFVGCTRPGHELTDVTLEGLPRDRITLVEIPALTISSTDCRHRVESGEPVWYLVPDGVVQYIGKHDLYRKAS, encoded by the coding sequence ATGACCCGCCGCGAGGGCAATGACCGCCGACGCGTCGGCATCATGGGCGGCACGTTCGACCCGATCCACCACGGCCACCTGGTCGCGGCGAGCGAGGTCCAGTCGTGGTTCGACCTCGACGAGGTCATCTTCGTGCCCACCGGCGAGCCCTGGCAGAAGGCCGACCGCGACGTGTCGCCGGCCGAGCACCGCTACCTCATGACGGTCATCGCCACGGCCGCCAATCCGCGCTTCGAGGTCAGCCGGGTCGACATCGACCGCAACGGCCCGACCTACACGATCGACACGCTGCGTGAGCTGACGGCGCTGCACCCCGACTCCGACCTCTACTTCATCACCGGTGCGGACGCGATGGCGGCGTTGCTCACCTGGCAGGACCACGAAGAGCTGTTCGAGCTCGCGCACTTCGTCGGCTGCACGCGTCCGGGCCACGAGCTCACCGACGTGACGCTCGAGGGGCTGCCCCGTGATCGCATCACCCTGGTCGAGATCCCCGCCCTCACGATCTCGTCGACGGACTGCCGTCACCGGGTCGAGAGCGGTGAGCCGGTCTGGTACCTCGTGCCGGACGGCGTCGTCCAGTACATCGGCAAGCACGACCTCTATCGGAAGGCCTCATGA